A genome region from Paramisgurnus dabryanus chromosome 12, PD_genome_1.1, whole genome shotgun sequence includes the following:
- the opn7a gene encoding opsin 7, group member a: protein MRGLDNSTFQSSIPVAADITVGVFYSLFGVCSLCGNSLLLYVSYKRKHLLKPAEFFIINLAISDLGMTISLYPLAVTSSLAHRWLYGRTVCVIYAFCGVLFGICSLTTLTILSTVCCLKVCYPLHGNRFSSEHGRVLIACAWAYALVFACSPLAYWGQYGPEPYGTACCIDWGLSNHDTIARSYITVLFFACYLLPCTIIIISYTRILLTVRDSRRAVEQHVSAQTRMGNIQNIIVKLSVAVCIGFFSAWSPYALVSMWAGFGHFEDIPPLAFAVPAMFAKSSTLYNPLIYLLLKPNFRHLLWKDMRSLRGICVHNCLCLTRCSYRPSLALGLQRRGRSISESVGGAMGSCYCPCEKCNDPFEQFKHYPRHCPVNVNTVQLSLQDSIELEPESARGPRVMKERRPKSQSMEGKKSVRVIVRGRKCSEIDSLEITLETLPAYGDAAKNGKP, encoded by the exons GTGTTTGTTCACTCTGTGGAAACAGCTTGCTGCTCTATGTGTCCTACAAAAGGAAACACCTCTTAAAACCAGCAGAGTTCTTCATTATTAACCTGGCCATCAGTGACCTGGGCATGACCATCAGCCTCTACCCTCTCGCTGTCACATCCAGCCTCGCCCACAG GTGGTTGTATGGAAGGACAGTGTGCGTTATCTACGCCTTCTGTGGGGTTTTGTTTGGGATCTGCTCTCTGACCACTCTTACTATTCTCAGCACTGTTTGCTGCCTCAAAGTCTGTTATCCACTACATG GTAACAGGTTCAGCTCTGAACACGGTCGTGTGCTGATAGCCTGTGCGTGGGCCTACGCTCTCGTGTTTGCTTGTTCACCCCTCGCGTACTGGGGACAGTACGGACCAGAACCCTACGGGACAGCTTGCTGTATCGACTGGGGCCTATCCAATCACGACACTATTGCCCGCTCCTATATCACTGTTCTCTTCTTCGCCTGCTACCTGCTGCCCtgcaccatcatcatcatctcctATACACGCATACTGCTCACGGTTCGGGATTCCCGCAGAGCCGTGGAGCAGCACGTCTCAGCGCAGACACGCATGGGCAACATCCAGAACATCATAGTGAAG ctgagtgTGGCTGTATGTATAGGTTTCTTCAGTGCATGGAGTCCATATGCCCTCGTGTCAATGTGGGCTGGGTTTGGCCATTTTGAGGATATTCCACCACTGGCCTTTGCTGTCCCGGCCATGTTTGCGAAATCCTCCACCCTTTACAACCCCCTCATCTACCTCTTGCTCAAACCCAATTTCCGCCACCTGCTCTGGAAGGACATGCGCTCTCTACGTGGGATTTGCGTTCACAACTGCCTGTGTTTAACACGATGCAGCTACCGACCGTCACTGGCCCTCGGTCTACAGCGCCGTGGCCGATCCATTTCGGAATCTGTGGGAGGAGCCATGGGGTCGTGTTACTGCCCTTGTGAGAAGTGCAATGACCCATTTGAGCAGTTTAAACACTATCCACGGCACTGTCCCGTCAACGTGAACACTGTGCAGCTATCTCTGCAGGACAGCATCGAGCTTGAACCCGAGTCAGCACGCGGACCCAGAGTGATGAAAGAACGGAGACCAAAGAGCCAGTCCATGGAGGGCAAAAAGTCGGTGCGAGTGATCGTAAGGGGGCGAAAATGCTCTGAGATTGACAGTCTGGAGATCACGTTGGAAACTCTGCCTGCTTATGGCGATGCTGCCAAAAATGGCAAACCATAA